One region of Kazachstania africana CBS 2517 chromosome 3, complete genome genomic DNA includes:
- the RPG1 gene encoding translation initiation factor eIF3 core subunit a (similar to Saccharomyces cerevisiae RPG1 (YBR079C); ancestral locus Anc_3.303) — protein sequence MAPPVLRPENALKRAEELISVGEEQAALQSLYDFITARRIRWAQPSLVEPIVFKFLELGVQLKRGRLIKDGLHQYKKLVQGSTEGLVSVGAVARKFIDLVETKMASEQAKEDEREDEDEDLEGGVTPENLLTSVYEQDQSVGGFNDEAITSWMRFSWESYRSVLDLLRNNSQLEITYSGVVTRSMLFCLNHNRKNEFKRLADVLRQHLDAANYQQSKYATNVVDLSDAATLKRYLDQRFQLVNVSVKLELWHEAFRAVEDVYHLMKMSKSAPKMSTLATYYENLAKVFFVSNDQLLHTIAYKKFYKLYLTNPKADEEQFKEYASRIFLSALSIKLDYLPLVGYDPQLRLYRLLNLESKPTRKEVIDSLLEDEMFFMVDEEIKQLYELVENNFDVSAIKDQLTVLLPKLLSKPYFQPYLESVRDVIVRRLLLKASAQYTSVSFEDLFSFLSLPEPMKISNWDIEKALLQAAVEDYVSFSIDHDSKTVTFVKDPFEAFVGAAPVVDEEEQEEEQQREDNLEVEDELDAIDGEENEEAQVEPEIIVTRNYYIRNKLSELSKFLSEVESYSESSYMEKIKLARENLIQQNKDAIERAKKAAEERTKKSLEQKQRYMADAALQAQQDGELKQQRIMEEKAAIEAKLAEDARRRLVEKKKRELQELKDKEAKRFIAEVNEKGHVYIDPTEAAKSDLKDLTQLVVKQLSKDKDELEEKINFALKRLDHNERALRKVELPLLQKEASALRDIDLKKYETMKSKIIETARAEHEAKLAEHSRLLSVYGDYKNIKQRLLEAHNVKFAEARKEMSAKLEAAKQARITEVRQKRYEEAVAKQRQEVAAAERQKRAKEQEEILRKQREVEEALERKAATSKTATRVPATTPVVQKSQADLDEVARKQREVEEALERKTASAPKRSGYIPPSQRASMQKSQSELDDIARKQREVEEALERKVSASKAMPRAMPSVAQKSQADLDEIARKQREVEEALEKKTAPAPKRTGYIPPSQRRRQ from the coding sequence ATGGCACCTCCTGTTTTACGTCCAGAGAATGCTCTTAAGAGAGCTGAAGAATTAATTTCTGTTGGAGAAGAACAAGCTGCTTTGCAATCGTTATATGATTTTATAACCGCTAGAAGAATTCGTTGGGCTCAACCATCTCTTGTCGAACCTATTGTTTTTAAATTTCTAGAGTTGGGTGTCCAGTTAAAGAGAGGTAGATTAATTAAAGATGGTTTACATCAATACAAAAAGCTCGTTCAAGGCTCTACTGAAGGTTTGGTTTCTGTCGGTGCAGTTGCCCGTAAGTTTATCGATCTGGTCGAAACAAAAATGGCTTCTGAACAGGccaaagaagatgaaagagaggatgaagatgaagatcTAGAAGGGGGTGTTACCCCAGAAAATCTTTTAACTTCTGTATATGAACAAGATCAATCTGTCGGTGGTTTCAATGATGAAGCAATTACCTCATGGATGAGATTCAGTTGGGAATCCTACCGTTCTGTGTTAGACTTACTACGTAACAATTCTCAATTAGAAATCACCTATTCTGGTGTTGTTACCAGATCCATGCTTTTCTGTTTGAACCATAACCgtaaaaatgaattcaagAGATTAGCAGATGTGCTACGTCAACATTTAGATGCTGCTAATTATCAACAAAGCAAGTATGCCACCAACGTTGTTGATTTGAGTGATGCTGCAACTCTAAAACGTTACTTAGACCAACGTTTCCAATTAGTCAATGTCTCTGTTAAGTTAGAACTATGGCATGAAGCTTTTAGAGCAGTTGAAGATGTTTAccatttaatgaaaatgtctAAAAGTGCACCAAAAATGTCAACTTTGGCCACATATTACGAAAACTTAGCTAAGGTTTTCTTCGTTTCCAATGATCAATTATTACATACCATTGCCTACAAAAAGTTTTACAAGTTATACTTAACCAACCCAAAGGCTGATGAAGAGcaattcaaagaatatgCATCAAGAATCTTCTTGTCTGCTTTATCTATTAAGTTAGATTACTTACCACTTGTTGGGTATGATCCTCAATTACGTTTATACCGTTTGCTAAACTTGGAATCTAAACCAACCAGAAAAGAAGTTATTGACTCCttattagaagatgaaatgtTTTTTATGGTTGACGAAGAAATCAAGCAATTGTACGAATTAGTTgaaaacaattttgatGTCTCCGCTATAAAGGATCAATTAACAGTCTTGTTACCAAAACTACTTTCTAAACCATACTTCCAACCTTACTTAGAATCCGTCAGAGATGTTATTGTGAGAAGGTTATTGCTCAAGGCTTCTGCCCAATACACTTCTGTTTCATTCGAAGATCTGTTCAGCTTCCTCAGTCTACCTGaaccaatgaaaatttctaactgggatattgaaaaggcCTTACTACAAGCTGCTGTAGAAGATTacgtttctttttctatcGACCATGACTCAAAAACTGTTACCTTCGTCAAAGATCCATTTGAAGCTTTCGTTGGTGCAGCTCCAGTTGttgatgaggaagaacaagaagaagaacagcAGCGTGAAGACAATTTGGAAGTTGAGGATGAACTTGATGCTATTGatggtgaagaaaatgaagaagcaCAAGTTGAACCTGAAATTATTGTTACTCGTAACTATTACATCCGTAACAAGTTGTCAGAATTATCTAAATTCTTGAGTGAGGTCGAATCATACTCCGAATCCTCTTATATggaaaagattaaattaGCCCGTGAGAACTTGATTCAACAAAACAAGGACGCCATTGAAAGAGCCAAGAAAGCTGCCGAAGAACGTACCAAGAAGTCCTTAGAACAAAAACAAAGATACATGGCTGACGCAGCTCTACAAGCTCAACAGGATGGTGAATTAAAGCAACAACGTATCATGGAAGAAAAGGCCGCAATTGAAGCTAAACTTGCGGAGGATGCTCGTCGTCGTTTAgtagaaaagaagaaacgtgaattacaagaattgaaagataagGAGGCAAAGAGATTCATTGCTGAAGTTAATGAAAAGGGTCATGTTTACATTGATCCAACTGAAGCTGCCAAGTCTGACCTCAAGGACTTAACCCAACTAGTTGTTAAACAACTTTCTAAGGATAAAGACGAAttagaagagaaaattaattttgcATTGAAGAGGCTTGACCACAATGAAAGGGCCTTAAGAAAGGTTGAATTACCATTGCTCCAAAAGGAAGCAAGTGCGTTGAGGGATATTGATCTAAAGAAGTATGAAACTATGAAGTCCAAGATTATTGAGACCGCTAGAGCTGAACATGAAGCCAAATTAGCTGAGCATTCTCGTCTGCTAAGCGTCTACGGGGACTACAAGAACATAAAGCAGCGTTTACTTGAAGCACACAATGTGAAGTTTGCTGAAGCTCGTAAGGAAATGTCTGCTAAATTAGAAGCTGCTAAACAAGCAAGAATCACAGAAGTTCGCCAAAAGCGTTACGAGGAAGCTGTTGCTAAACAGAGACAAGAGgttgctgctgctgaaAGACAAAAGCGTGCCaaggaacaagaagaaatcttACGCAAGCAAAGagaagttgaagaagcaTTGGAAAGAAAGGCTGCCACCAGTAAAACTGCTACACGTGTACCAGCAACCACTCCAGTTGTTCAAAAGAGTCAAGCTGATTTAGATGAAGTCGCTCGTAAACAAAGagaagttgaagaagcCTTAGAAAGAAAGACTGCCTCCGCACCAAAGAGAAGTGGTTACATCCCACCAAGTCAAAGAGCTTCTATGCAAAAGAGTCAGTCTGAATTAGATGACATTGCTCGTAAGCAAAGagaagttgaagaagctTTGGAAAGAAAGGTATCTGCATCTAAGGCTATGCCACGTGCTATGCCATCAGTTGCTCAAAAAAGCCAAGCCGATTTAGATGAAATTGCTCGTAAACAAAGAGAAGTTGAAGAGGctttagaaaagaaaacgGCTCCAGCTCCAAAAAGAACGGGTTACATTCCACCAagtcaaagaagaagacaatAG
- the SLM4 gene encoding Slm4p (similar to Saccharomyces cerevisiae SLM4 (YBR077C); ancestral locus Anc_3.300) → MIDSANVKALLENTLNGISCQNVPFRTNALSSSVVLSSKNGSIISYAIDNSNPESSTSLSNLKMMSLLSKDKWNDDESQPSEQTTKSCYQYQWNAKGTGYKTRIYTYEIEELHSCLAQIPGSDLILLFVADSSFPYGLLVLKMKQALLAFHDMYGYKLG, encoded by the coding sequence ATGATAGACTCTGCCAATGTCAAGGCACTCCTAGAGAATACTTTGAACGGCATTTCATGCCAAAATGTGCCATTTAGAACGAACGCTCTGAGTTCATCCGTCGTCCTTTCATCAAAGAATGGCTCTATAATATCCTATGCCATAGATAATAGTAACCCTGAAAGTAGTACATCACTCAGTaatctgaaaatgatgagtCTTCTCAGTAAAGATAAATGGAATGATGACGAAAGTCAGCCATCGGAACAAACAACAAAAAGTTGctatcaatatcaatggAACGCTAAGGGTACTGGCTACAAGACAAGGATATATACGTACGAAATAGAAGAATTACATTCATGTCTAGCGCAAATACCCGGAAGTGATCTGATATTACTCTTCGTTGCTGACAGCTCATTCCCATACGGTCTTCTTGTCCTGAAGATGAAGCAAGCCTTACTGGCATTTCATGATATGTACGGATATAAATTGggttga
- the SEC18 gene encoding AAA family ATPase SEC18 (similar to Saccharomyces cerevisiae SEC18 (YBR080C); ancestral locus Anc_3.304), which produces MDKFKLPSFTKPTHNIAPPDMSNVDQRPRHLHVTNCPNNTYALANVAAVSPKDFPNNIYVIVDNLFVFTTKHSNDIPPGSVGFNGNQRTWGGWSLNQEVQCRAFDMLKYSGKQSYLGSVDIEISFRSRGKAVTTPFDQDQLATHFIKNYESQIFSPTQYLIMEFKGHFFDLKVRNLQAIDLADIEPTNKVATGIEAKGILTKQTQLNFFKGRDGLVNLTSSNSLRPRSDAVIRADFKFEDLGVGGLDKEFTKIFRRAFASRIFPPSVIEKLGISHVKGLLLFGPPGTGKTLIARKIGNMLNAKEPKIVNGPEILSKYVGSSEENIRNLFKDAEAEYRAKGEDSSLHIIIFDELDSVFKQRGSRGDGTGVGDNVVNQLLAKMDGVDQLNNILVIGMTNRKDLIDNALLRPGRFEVQVEIHLPDEAGRLQIFEIQTRKMRENDMMDADVDLAELAALSKNFSGAEIEGLVKSASSFAINKTVNIGKGQTKLNQKDIAKLKVTRNDFLNALTEVTPAFGINEEDLKTCVEGGMILYSDRINAILKNGERYVRQVRQSEKSRLVSLLFHGPPGSGKTALAAAIALKSEFPFIRLISPNELTGMSESAKIAYIDNTFRDAYKSPLNILVIDSLETLVDWVPIGPRFSNNILQVLKVALKYKPPEGRRLLIMTTTSAYSVLKQMDILSCFDNEIAVPNMTNLDEFNNVMMDTGFLDDADRVRVINKLAETAPRMNIGIKKALTNIETARHDDDPINEIVELMTQAV; this is translated from the coding sequence ATGGACAAGTTCAAATTGCCCTCATTTACTAAACCCACTCATAACATCGCTCCTCCGGATATGAGCAATGTGGACCAACGACCACGTCATTTACATGTCACAAATTGTCCAAACAATACATATGCCCTCGCCAATGTTGCAGCAGTATCCCCAAAAGATTTTCCAAATAACATTTATGTTATAGTAGACAACTTATTTGTATTTACTACAAAACATTCTAATGATATTCCTCCCGGATCTGTTGGGTTCAATGGAAATCAACGCACATGGGGTGGTTGGTCTTTAAATCAAGAAGTTCAATGTAGGGCTTTTGATATGCTAAAGTATTCCGGAAAGCAATCTTATTTGGGCTCAGTAGATATTGAGATTTCTTTTAGATCAAGAGGAAAAGCTGTAACTACACCTTTTGATCAAGATCAATTGGCAACCcacttcatcaaaaattatgaGTCGCAAATATTCTCACCAACCCAGTATCTTATCATGGAATTCAAAGgacatttttttgatttgaagGTGAGAAACTTACAAGCAATTGACTTAGCTGATATTGAACCTACTAATAAAGTAGCCACAGGCATTGAAGCAAAAGGTATTTTAACCAAGCAAACGCAGctcaactttttcaaaggaaGAGATGGTCTAGTTAACCTAACTTCTAGTAACTCTTTAAGACCAAGGTCAGATGCTGTTATTAGAGCGGACTTTAAGTTTGAAGATTTAGGTGTCGGTGGTTTAGATAAAGAGTTTACGAAGATTTTTAGGAGAGCTTTTGCAAGTAGAATTTTTCCACCATCAGTGATCGAAAAGCTAGGTATATCTCATGTCAAAGGTCTATTATTGTTTGGACCACCAGGTACTGGTAAAACTTTAATTGCCAGGAAAATTGGTAACATGCTGAATGCAAAGGAACCAAAAATCGTAAACGGTCCTGAAATATTAAGTAAATATGTCGGGTCatctgaagaaaatattcgTAACCTGTTCAAGGATGCTGAAGCTGAATATAGAGCAAAAGGAGAAGACTCTTCCTTAcacatcatcatcttcgaTGAATTGGATTCTGTTTTCAAACAAAGAGGGTCCAGAGGTGATGGAACTGGTGTAGGAGACAATGTTGTCAACCAATTATTAGCTAAGATGGACGGTGTTGACCAACTAAATAATATTCTGGTTATTGGTATGACTAATCGTAAGGATTTGATCGATAATGCCTTATTACGTCCTGGTAGATTTGAAGTCCAAGTTGAAATACACTTGCCAGATGAAGCTGGTAGattacaaatttttgaaattcagaCTAGAAAAATGAGAGAAAATGACATGATGGATGCTGATGTTGATCTAGCCGAGTTAGCTGCACTATCCAAAAACTTTTCAGGTGCTGAAATCGAAGGTTTAGTTAAAAGTGCAAGTTCATTCGCTATAAATAAAACGGTCAATATTGGTAAGGGTCAAACAAAACTAAATCAAAAAGATATTGCGAAGTTGAAAGTTACTAgaaatgattttttgaatgcTTTAACAGAAGTAACACCTGCCTTTGGTATAAATGAGGAGGATCTGAAAACGTGTGTCGAGGGTGGTATGATTTTATATTCTGATAGAATCAATGCTATCTTGAAAAACGGTGAAAGGTACGTTCGCCAAGTTCGTCAAAGTGAAAAATCAAGGTTGGTTTCGTTGTTATTCCATGGCCCTCCCGGTTCGGGTAAAACTGCACTTGCAGCTGCTATTGCTCTAAAGTCTGAATTCCCATTTATCAGACTTATATCACCAAATGAACTTACTGGTATGTCAGAAAGTGCAAAAATAGCTTACATTGACAATACTTTCAGAGATGCTTATAAATCGCCACTAAACATTTTGGTTATTGATTCACTTGAAACACTTGTTGATTGGGTACCAATTGGCCCTAGATTTTCCAACAATATCCTCCAAGTTTTGAAAGTTGCTTTAAAATATAAACCGCCAGAAGGTCGTCGTCTCTTAATTATGACAACAACTTCTGCGTACTCGGTCTTAAAACAAATGGATATATTGAGTTGTTTTGATAATGAGATAGCAGTTCCTAACATGACCAATTTGgatgaatttaataatgTTATGATGGATACCGGCTTCCTAGATGATGCCGATAGAGTTAGAGTTATAAATAAGTTAGCCGAAACAGCCCCACGCATGAACATTGGCATTAAGAAAGCGCTCACGAATATTGAAACAGCAAGACATGATGATGATCCAATAAATGAAATCGTTGAATTAATGACACAGGCCGTGTGA
- the ECM33 gene encoding Ecm33p (similar to Saccharomyces cerevisiae ECM33 (YBR078W) and PST1 (YDR055W); ancestral locus Anc_3.302), producing MQIKSTLLQAALLSSTVLAASKKSSSSSSKTTTTKTSSSTSKTTTTKASSASVPSSCSVSATATAQTDLDQYASCKTLVGDLTISGDLGGASLANVETIDGSFTIKNATGLTTFSADLKTVTGTLTLEGLTILTQATFGQLESVDTIELVTLPAIEAFEAGLLTSVDTVLISDTSLTSLDSFTGLTSVGSIDINNNKYLVSFDSSLETVSDALTYSFNGASSVVSLDDLIWANNVTLSAVDSASFSNLQYINSSFECINNTFANLTASGLKTVGKTFSIQYNDGLTSLSFNNLTKVGGGFVIANNTDLKIIDGFESLTEVDGAMEIIGSFSELDLSSLNLVKGAADIETTASNYSCSAMNKLHSKGNIQGDEYTCTAATSTSSKASSATKKAASTSGSATATSGSTSSSSKSSGAAAGNFAPSSFMGAFPAVAALLL from the exons ATGCAAATCAAATCCACTTTGTTACAAGCCGCTTTATTAAGCTCTACTGTTTTAGCAG CCTCTAAAAAATCTAGCTCTTCTAGTAGCAAGACCACCACTACTAAAACCAGTTCTTCTACCAGTAAGACTACCACTACCAAGGCCAGTTCTGCTAGTGTCCCATCCTCTTGTAGTGTTTctgctactgctactgctCAAACTGATTTGGACCAATATGCCAGCTGTAAAACTTTAGTCGGTGACTTAACTATCTCTGGTGACTTAGGTGGTGCTTCCTTAGCTAATGTTGAAACAATTGACGGTTCTTTCACCATCAAAAACGCCACCGGTTTGACTACTTTTTCTGCTGATTTGAAAACCGTTACTGGTACTTTAACTTTAGAAGGTCTAACCATTTTAACACAAGCCACTTTTGGCCAATTAGAATCTGTAGACACCATCGAATTAGTCACTTTACCAGCTATTGAAGCTTTCGAGGCCGGCTTATTAACCTCTGTCGACACCGTCCTTATTTCCGACACTTCATTAACTTCTCTTGACAGTTTCACTGGTTTAACCTCCGTTGGTTCTATCGATAttaacaacaacaaatacTTAGTTTCATTTGATTCTTCCTTAGAAACTGTCTCTGACGCTTTGACCTATTCTTTCAACGGTGCTTCCTCCGTTGTTTCCTTAGACGATTTGATCTGGGCTAACAACGTTACTTTAAGTGCTGTCGATAGTGCCAGTTTCTCTAATTTACAATACATCAACTCTTCTTTCGAATGTATCAACAACACTTTCGCTAATCTAACTGCTAGTGGCCTAAAAACCGTTGGTAAAACTTTCTCCATTCAATATAACGATGGCCTAACCTCTTTGTCCTTTAATAACTTAACCAAAGTTGGTGGTGGTTTCGTCATTGCTAACAACACTGATTTAAAAATCATTGATGGTTTCGAAAGCTTGACTGAAGTCGATGGTGCAATGGAAATTATCGGTAGCTTCAGTGAATTGGATTTATCATCCTTAAATTTGGTCAAAGGTGCTGCTGACATCGAAACTACTGCATCTAACTATTCCTGTAGTGCTATGAACAAATTACACAGTAAAGGTAACATCCAAGGTGACGAATATACCTGTACGGCAGCTACTTCTACCTCCTCTAAGGCTTCTAGTGCTACTAAGAAGGCTGCTTCTACCTCTGGATCTGCCACTGCTACCTCCGGTTCAACTTCTTCCTCCTCTAAGTCATCTGGTGCTGCTGCTGGTAACTTTGCTCCATCTTCCTTCATGGGCGCCTTTCCTGCTGTTGCCGCTTTACTATTGTAA
- the KAFR0C00340 gene encoding C2H2-type zinc finger protein (ancestral locus Anc_3.298), with protein MQDREIYQKYSFNSINNQNNNQYDLLASLEDENLNSQTFNNSFTNFYTMMSNFNKTDSSSSDPDDLLLQKTESKPPEESVQVHFNTFTQQSYTPLSQITKFDSSADVYSRLLDDSDFISDEYFLTRRYTEGSVPMLPYFSKRRESDPTAFESSSQLTPSAHPKVSNYTTTKHQHRQFAAAITPTMKVARVINNTNLNTPKSNLTSLNTPFLSPSLKKLSSKKSNSSKVKKNTSYFPISPPSEVSSLPTKGRYTASTQQNEKKSIQDLEISPSTDKVKYCCKVCSKRFKRPSSLSTHMNIHTGYKPYQCPFSNCQKSFNAKSNMLRHYKLHFKLSSGVYVLPSGEITLQKPTSKQLFPHSQANDNSNICAGDTLESNFSINDTQIPTAISGERLE; from the coding sequence ATGCAGGACAGAGAAATTTACCAAAAGTACTCGTTTAATAGTATCAACaaccaaaataataatcaaTACGATTTATTGGCTTCattggaagatgaaaatttaaatagtcaaactttcaataacaGTTTCACCAATTTCTACACAATGAtgtcaaattttaataaaacTGACAGTTCGTCTTCTGACCCTGATGATCTACTTCTACAGAAGACAGAGTCCAAGCCTCCTGAAGAATCTGTACAAGTCCATTTTAATACTTTTACCCAACAAAGCTATACACCATTGAGCCAAATCACTAAATTTGACTCTTCAGCTGATGTGTACAGTAGGTTATTGGATGATAGTGACTTTATATCTGATGAGTATTTCTTGACGAGAAGATACACAGAAGGCTCTGTGCCAATGTTGCCTTATTTctcaaaaagaagagaatcTGACCCAACGGCTTTTGAAAGCTCTTCTCAATTAACTCCATCAGCACACCCTaaagtttcaaattatACAACCACAAAGCATCAACACAGGCAGTTTGCCGCAGCTATCACTCCAACTATGAAAGTTGCTCGAGTAATCAATAATACCAATCTGAATACACCAAAAAGCAATCTTACCTCTCTGAATActccttttctttctccTTCTCTAAAAAAGTTATCCTCTAAAAaatctaattcttccaaaGTGAAAAAGAACACTTCGTACTTCCCAATCTCTCCACCCTCTGAGGTGTCTTCATTGCCAACAAAAGGGAGGTACACTGCATCTACacaacaaaatgaaaagaagtCTATCCaagatttagaaatttcTCCAAGCACTGACAAGGTCAAGTACTGTTGCAAAGTTTGTAGTAAAAGGTTTAAGAGACCATCTTCACTGAGTACACATATGAACATCCACACTGGCTACAAGCCTTACCAGTGTCCATTTAGTAATTGTCaaaaatcattcaatgcTAAATCAAACATGTTGAGGCATTACAAGCTTCACTTCAAATTAAGTTCTGGTGTCTATGTGTTACCAAGCGGTGAAATAACCCTTCAAAAACCAACTTCAAAACAACTATTTCCCCATAGCCAGGCTAATGACAACTCAAACATCTGCGCTGGAGATACCCTTGAAAGTAACTTCTCCATTAATGATACCCAAATACCTACTGCTATATCAGGTGAACGACTCGAGTAA
- the KAFR0C00330 gene encoding uncharacterized protein (similar to Saccharomyces cerevisiae DBF4 (YDR052C); ancestral locus Anc_3.299), with amino-acid sequence MEIEVDCTNTLKSDSILENLVRSSTVAGSNKEKSLAGSVLANNNSKKSTKWDKLLSFQEEWKIKFKNGVKIFFDNNSLASKNRNLVQQLNKKGAYFQKKFRLLGANVVPYLEENVEVVISERSSSNITNFRAHMKVWDYNKLERFFQNLDTDLTHLIENSDETFDFIEYFETSPHIYMFDTLQRYRPLICRKWEVSFLNKSKVPPYPTLKHGTYGRCPFIGDMSVNENAPERITKRYNRDKSNENLALRLRKIFSKSAKPDINRINSPKLIIIPNNHLNSKISFNDLDKMILKRANTVEIQYKSFTEGFDNPLAQNNQIDESLSSMDTIDTEETIPTLDISYQPRSDLKSVDERASQDNSALADENLANNSKIFLEKANIKMCENCQIRFDKIHFNSHVASQTHQEFSSNDSNFIEIDSLISKIKNK; translated from the coding sequence ATGGAAATTGAGGTAGATTGTACAAACACGCTGAAGAGCGATAgtattttggaaaatttagTAAGGTCATCTACCGTAGCAGGatcaaataaagaaaaaagtctGGCCGGTTCAGTTTTGGCTAACAATAATAGTAAAAAATCTACAAAGTGGGACAAGTTACTCTCGTTTCAGGAAGAGTGGAAAATTAAGTTTAAGAACGGGGTAAAGATATTCTTTGATAACAATTCGTTAGCATCGAAGAACAGAAATCTAGTGCAACAATTGAACAAGAAAGGTGcatatttccaaaaaaagTTTCGTCTGCTAGGTGCTAACGTAGTTCCTTACcttgaagaaaatgtaGAAGTTGTGATATCCGAGCGATCTTCGAGCAATATAACTAACTTTCGTGCCCACATGAAGGTATGGGATTATAATAAGCTTGAAAGATTCTTCCAAAACTTGGATACTGATTTAACGCACCTGATAGAAAATAGTGATGAGACGtttgattttattgaatatttcgAAACTTCTCCTCACATTTACATGTTCGATACACTTCAAAGATACAGGCCCTTAATATGTAGGAAATGGGAAGTCAGctttttaaataaatcaaaagtACCTCCCTATCCAACTTTAAAGCACGGAACTTATGGCAGATGTCCCTTTATTGGTGATATGAGTGTCAATGAAAATGCTCCTGAAAGAATAACAAAGAGGTATAATCGtgataaatcaaatgaaaaccTAGCGTTGAGATTGAggaagatattttcaaaatcagcTAAGCCAGATATCAATAGAATTAATTCACCTAAACTTATAATTATTCCCAATAATCATTTAAATTCTAAGATATCTTTTAATGACTTGGataaaatgatattgaagaggGCCAATACGGTTGAGATACAATACAAAAGTTTTACAGAAGGTTTCGACAATCCACTTGCACAGAATAATCAGATAGATGAATCCTTATCGAGCATGGATACTATAGATACCGAGGAAACGATTCCAACATTGGATATATCCTACCAACCTCGTTCAGACCTGAAGAGCGTAGACGAAAGAGCAAGCCAGGACAACTCTGCTTTGGCTGATGAGAATCTTGCAAacaattccaaaatatttttggaaaaggCTAATATAAAAATGTGTGAAAATTGTCAGATTAGATTTGATAAGATTCATTTTAATAGTCACGTCGCATCTCAGACACATCAAGAATTTTCTAGCAATGACAGTAATTTTATAGAAATAGACAGTTTGATATCGAAAATCAagaataaatga